Proteins from a genomic interval of Pecten maximus chromosome 13, xPecMax1.1, whole genome shotgun sequence:
- the LOC117341515 gene encoding uncharacterized protein LOC117341515, whose product MYVDRCTSNIYLQNQHSFVSHSDIKRIWFILLLLTVSSSSDAVTLTGSSEYAVPGTEFTLTCDVPEEANFVQFYRRPDVTTTVGSIQVGGDQCYNTNTSPAVPCTPDVCSCVTSGGLGTMFRWIIQPQTGYHGSVWYCRRTNLNLPNGDQTLDSEDYTLNVAGGY is encoded by the exons ATGTACGTAGACAGATGTACGTCCAATATTTACCTACAAAATCAACATTCATTTGTATCTCACAGTGATATAAAACGCATCTGGTTCATCTTATTACTCCTGACAGTCTCATCATCGTCAG aTGCTGTAACCCTGACCGGGTCGTCTGAGTACGCTGTCCCTGGGACTGAGTTTACACTGACGTGTGATGTACCAGAGGAGGCCAACTTTGTCCAGTTTTACCGCCGTCCTGACGTCACTACTACAGTAGGTAGTATACAAGTAGGTGGTGACCAATGTTACAACACCAATACCAGCCCAGCCGTCCCCTGTACACCGGATGTCTGTTCCTGTGTAACGTCTGGAGGCCTTGGTACAATGTTCCGGTGGATCATACAGCCACAGACGGGATACCATGGATCTGTGTGGTACTGTAGACGTACCAACCTTAACCTACCTAACGGTGACCAGACACTGGACAGTGAAGACTATACACTTAATGTGGCAGGTGggtattaa
- the LOC117340632 gene encoding twitchin-like has product MTSVTAQFPPRIFSLDYTDGDSDVTENGPKSLVCSVESFPSSTIQWFYKANNTVLLTTPDVLESTYTLTNADCLDTGLYTCSVRNSVSTTAVTRDIHINVLCKPRQDPRVKLNNDFGLARTETLVMNAIFLSNPQPTFSWSFDTSPGTGVTNLANGRDNFDIQDMFTVTNLSAVSVGTRKNIQASWFGVYNVTATNSQGSDTLSFTAAAKGKPDSPYGGLAMCPFEDRATLSWTSGFNGGSSQTFIVGIRTDTQNSITIDRNISQSDPGRGQSVTTTVTGLAADTKHFFTVYAVNEFGNSSLIQEVNCTTKARPSLAESTNVAAVVLPVTGVLILLLTAGVVIFVRRNRQLCCRNCQLPKQTELQNVQLSERDGNPDRNNERSPYQQLDPNDIAKPSVYSELGGIQHIYQNDTVGDGEGRQYQSLEGRSDPNVYDELHSSASGDKGTYVNTVIGGNRKY; this is encoded by the exons ATGACCAGTGTTACTGcacagt TTCCACCACGAATTTTCAGTCTTGATTACACTGACGGTGATTCTGACGTGACTGAAAATGGACCCAAGTCGCTGGTGTGTTCGGTGGAGAGTTTCCCTTCGTCCACAATACAGTGGTTCTATAAAGCCAACAACACAGTTCTACTGACCACCCCAGACGTCCTGGAGAGTACCTACACCCTGACTAACGCTGACTGTCTGGACACCGGACTCTACACCTGTTCTGTCAGAAACAGTGTCTCTACCACAGCGGTCACCAGGGATATACACATCAACGTTctgt GTAAACCACGTCAGGACCCAAGAGTTAAACTTAATAACGATTTTGGATTAGCAAGGACTGAGACTTTAGTGATGAATGCCATATTCCTCTCGAACCCACAACCAACGTTTTCTTGGTCTTTCGACACATCACCAGGCACAGGTGTTACAAATCTTGCCAATGGCAGAgacaattttgatattcaaGATATGTTCACAGTGACAAATCTGTCAGCCGTATCAGTCGGGACACGAAAGAATATACAAGCGTCGTGGTTTGGTGTCTACAATGTAACGGCGACGAACAGTCAGGGCAGTGATACACTCAGTTTTACTGCTGCAGCGAAAG GAAAACCAGACTCTCCGTATGGGGGTTTAGCTATGTGCCCTTTTGAAGATCGAGCCACGCTGAGTTGGACATCCGGCTTCAATGGCGGGTCTAGTCAAACATTTATAGTTGGTATACGGACAGATACGCAGAACAGCATAACAATCGACAGAAATATTAGCCAGTCTGACCCAGGACGTGGCCAAAGTGTTACTACAACAGTTACAGGTCTGGCAGCTGACACAAAGCATTTCTTCACTGTATATGCTGTTAATGAATTTGGGAACTCATCTTTGATCCAGGAAGTTAACTGTACAACAAAAG CACGTCCATCTCTAGCCGAAAGTACAAATGTAGCAGCAGTTGTGTTGCCAGTCACTGGTGTTCTTATACTGCTGTTGACAGCTGGTGTCGTGATTTTTGTCAGAC GAAACCGACAACTGTGCTGTAG AAATTGTCAACTTCCAAAGCAGACGGAATTGCAGAATGTTCAACTTTCAGAAAGAG ACGGAAACCCTGATAGAAATAATGAAAG ATCTCCATATCAACAACTTGATCCAAATGACATTGCTAAGCCGTCCGTATATTCTGAACTTGGAGGGATTCAGCACA TTTACCAAAACGATACAGTCGGTGATGGAGAGGGCAG ACAGTACCAGTCTTTGGAGGGACGCTCCGATCCGAACGTCTATGATGAACTTCACAGTTCAGCATCCG GCGATAAAGGAACATATGTCAATACCGTCATCGGCGGAAACAGGAAATACTGA